In Arvicanthis niloticus isolate mArvNil1 chromosome 4, mArvNil1.pat.X, whole genome shotgun sequence, a single window of DNA contains:
- the LOC143441996 gene encoding uncharacterized protein LOC143441996, translating into MRARLGPARPVTVPVDPGKGHRVHNTRPRTCPRSRDTGSAPRRPAGAHREARDRAGSRSARPRCGLGTPRAPPEAAAAPPAAQNNARPPRHSPLTWPCRLPAGAPTARGIVGSRLRDARHGKGNWPGPGHGSMASARTRRAAARDCGMSPCSLLSPRAGFRRCAAPPPRQPRQEGARTRRAPTRSPGPRPPARSPRPAPLTAAPAPGAPRPARETRKVRRKVRVSGLACGGRNNAPPGSWKAKGGKEAARVLGSEITAEERQKDCKPEDQGVG; encoded by the coding sequence ATGCGGGCGCGGCTGGGACCCGCGCGACCGGTGACCGTCCCTGTCGACCCTGGCAAAGGTCACCGAGTTCACAACACTCGGCCACGCACCTGCCCCCGCTCCCGGGACACCGGTTCTGCCCCACGGCGCCCCGCGGGGGCCCACAGAGAGGCGCGGGACAGGGCCGGTAGCCGCAGCGCGCGGCCCCGGTGCGGGCTGGGGACCCCCCGAGCGCCACCCGAGGCCGCCGCAGCGCCGCCCGCAGCGCAGAACAATGCGCGGCCGCCCCGCCACTCACCTCTCACGTGGCCGTGCAGGCTGCCCGCCGGGGCCCCGACTGCCCGGGGCATTGTGGGATCGCGACTCCGGGATGCCCGCCACGGGAAAGGGAACTGGCCGGGTCCGGGTCACGGGAGCATGGCGAGCGCCCGGACTCGTCGGGCTGCGGCGAGAGACTGTGGCATGTCGCCGTGCAGCCTCTTATCGCCGCGCGCCGGTTTCCGCCGCTGCGCGGCCCCTCCCCCGCGCCAGCCCCGCCAGGAAGGCGCGCGGACGCGCCGAGCTCCCACGCGCAGCCCCGGCCCCCGCCCGCCCGCTCGCTCGCCCAGGCCCGCGCCGCTCACCGCCGCTCCAGCTCCTGGGGCTCCGCGCCCAGCCCGCGAGACCCGCAAGGTTAGACGGAAGGTTAGAGTCAGCGGCCTGGCCTGCGGCGGCAGAAACAACGCACCGCCTGGAAGCTGGAAGGCGAAGGGCGGGAAAGAAGCTGCACGGGTGTTG